GCCCAGCATCATTTCTTTTTTAATCAAAATCTCTCCAATTCCTATTTACGTATACCAAGCTTTTCGATCAAAGCTTTGTATTTGGCTACATCACTCTTTTGGATGTAACGAAGCAGACGACGGCGCTGCCCAACCATTTTCAACAAACCACGACGACTGTGGTGGTCTTTCTTAAAGGCTTTCAGATGCTCTGTCAAATTCCGAATCTGAGTGGTGAGAATAGCTACTTGAACACTGGTGGAACCAGTATCCTCTGTATTTTCACCATATTCTTTGATGAGAGCTGCCTTTTCT
The DNA window shown above is from Candidatus Neomarinimicrobiota bacterium and carries:
- the rpsO gene encoding 30S ribosomal protein S15, encoding MSITKEEKAALIKEYGENTEDTGSTSVQVAILTTQIRNLTEHLKAFKKDHHSRRGLLKMVGQRRRLLRYIQKSDVAKYKALIEKLGIRK